One region of Moraxella sp. ZY210820 genomic DNA includes:
- a CDS encoding DUF3465 domain-containing protein has product MMNKFSILSLIGVMLPLTACFNDKPVEQTPQQMPKTTVQQPQTKSKQVTEPTQDESIKIADAFQQRKSDVQVYSKGKVIAILPDDNQGSRHQKFILKLNNGITVLVAHNIDLAPRIQNLRKGDMVEFYGEYEYSDKGGVIHWTHHDPQKRHVGGWLKHEGQTYQ; this is encoded by the coding sequence ATTATGAATAAGTTTTCTATATTAAGCTTGATAGGGGTGATGTTACCTTTAACAGCTTGTTTTAATGATAAACCTGTGGAACAAACACCACAGCAAATGCCTAAAACAACGGTTCAACAGCCACAAACCAAGTCGAAACAGGTAACTGAACCTACACAAGACGAGTCGATTAAAATTGCGGATGCGTTTCAGCAACGTAAAAGTGATGTACAAGTTTATAGTAAAGGTAAAGTGATTGCAATTTTACCTGATGATAATCAAGGCTCACGCCATCAAAAGTTTATTTTAAAGCTGAATAATGGTATTACGGTGTTGGTTGCTCATAATATTGACCTTGCACCACGTATTCAAAATTTGCGTAAAGGAGATATGGTTGAGTTTTATGGCGAATATGAATATAGTGATAAAGGCGGTGTGATTCATTGGACACACCACGACCCACAAAAACGCCATGTGGGCGGTTGGTTAAAACATGAAGGGCAAACTTATCAATAA
- a CDS encoding RCC1 domain-containing protein, with translation MKATMKDVFCLKSKRALSALFLCLSLTACNDYPVANMPDEPLAQPLELIIEPKKVAMTDTWAAGIKDDGTLWTWGSGGGKIRKTTTGKPEDPTPMQVAGVDDAVAISGGSSHMLLLKKDGTVWGWGSNSHGTIDPNDKAYAIYELKKIEGLPEIVSISAGSDHSFFIDKKGDVYVIGSNKTGLMNGVDEPIKVPLKLDKLNQIVEIYNEGGIVLALNSQGEVYTTGSSTYSLGREVKITKDKNIHYYPAEKVNLPRKAVDIAVTGIGCMALLDNGEVWVWGNSSLAGLGLPKGEAPDFPIKHPDLKRIVNIGDRSAVDVDGNLYMWGEVGYGNPDAPSSKIYRRPVKIAENVNPTMLIHGNNVSAVLDKQGHLYTWGWDKYGQLGTGQLPGKEVSKKEVMTLHKSLFTTH, from the coding sequence ATGAAAGCAACAATGAAAGATGTGTTTTGTTTAAAATCAAAGAGAGCATTGTCAGCTCTTTTTTTGTGTTTGTCTTTAACTGCGTGTAATGACTACCCTGTTGCAAATATGCCAGATGAACCTTTAGCTCAACCTTTAGAGTTGATAATAGAGCCGAAAAAAGTAGCAATGACGGATACTTGGGCAGCAGGGATTAAAGATGATGGTACACTTTGGACTTGGGGCAGTGGAGGCGGAAAAATTCGTAAAACTACAACAGGTAAACCAGAAGATCCAACGCCAATGCAGGTTGCAGGTGTAGATGATGCAGTTGCCATTTCAGGTGGTAGTAGTCATATGCTCTTATTAAAAAAAGATGGTACAGTATGGGGTTGGGGTAGTAACAGTCATGGTACAATAGATCCCAATGATAAAGCATATGCGATATATGAATTAAAAAAAATAGAAGGCTTACCTGAGATAGTTTCAATTAGTGCAGGTTCTGATCACTCATTTTTTATTGATAAAAAAGGTGATGTTTATGTAATAGGTTCAAATAAAACAGGTTTAATGAATGGTGTAGATGAACCTATTAAAGTACCTTTGAAATTGGATAAACTTAATCAAATTGTTGAAATTTATAATGAAGGTGGTATTGTTTTGGCTTTAAATAGTCAAGGTGAAGTTTATACAACAGGTAGTTCGACTTATAGTTTAGGGCGAGAAGTAAAGATAACAAAGGATAAAAATATTCATTATTATCCTGCTGAAAAAGTAAATCTTCCAAGAAAAGCGGTTGATATAGCCGTTACAGGCATAGGCTGTATGGCGTTGTTAGATAATGGCGAAGTATGGGTATGGGGTAATAGTTCATTAGCAGGTTTAGGTTTACCTAAAGGAGAAGCTCCTGATTTTCCAATTAAGCACCCTGATTTAAAGAGAATTGTCAATATAGGCGACCGTTCTGCGGTTGATGTTGATGGTAATTTATATATGTGGGGGGAAGTTGGTTATGGTAATCCTGATGCTCCGTCTTCTAAGATTTATCGTCGCCCTGTAAAAATTGCAGAAAATGTAAATCCTACGATGTTGATTCATGGTAATAATGTTTCAGCAGTTCTAGATAAACAAGGTCATTTATATACATGGGGTTGGGATAAATATGGTCAATTAGGTACAGGTCAATTACCAGGTAAAGAAGTAAGTAAAAAAGAGGTAATGACCTTACATAAATCGCTATTTACAACACATTAA
- a CDS encoding HlyC/CorC family transporter, with translation MSDDATSWGMRGLRKWLGTAPETRDELLKLVQQSARFLEADTVEMLEGVLDLPATKVKEVMTPRPSMVSLQEDDNLKDALQTLIESAHSRFPVFSAENPDTVVGILLAKDLLPFILNPNQGLEIKHLLRQPIFIPESARTDQVLRTLKNTQTHIAIVVDEYGSTAGLITLEDILEEIVGEIEDEHDEANEEASLIVKDKIYDNVWLVQALTPIEFFNETLDTQFSDEEVETMGGLLLQEIGFVSDLQGQSIELAGWKFSIEQADTRTIQLIRAEKLE, from the coding sequence ATGAGTGATGACGCTACGTCATGGGGAATGCGTGGTTTACGCAAATGGTTAGGAACAGCACCTGAAACACGTGATGAACTATTAAAATTAGTTCAACAGTCAGCACGTTTTTTAGAAGCAGACACCGTAGAAATGCTAGAAGGTGTACTGGATTTACCAGCGACTAAAGTCAAAGAAGTGATGACCCCACGTCCCAGTATGGTAAGCTTACAGGAAGATGATAATCTAAAAGATGCTTTACAGACTTTAATTGAGTCTGCTCATTCTCGTTTTCCTGTATTTTCAGCGGAAAATCCTGATACAGTGGTGGGGATTTTACTTGCCAAAGATTTATTACCATTTATTTTAAATCCTAATCAAGGATTGGAAATTAAGCATTTATTACGTCAGCCAATTTTTATTCCTGAAAGTGCTAGAACTGACCAAGTATTACGTACACTTAAAAACACACAAACGCATATCGCTATTGTTGTTGATGAATATGGTTCAACAGCAGGTCTGATTACGCTTGAAGATATTTTAGAAGAAATTGTTGGCGAAATTGAAGATGAACATGATGAAGCCAATGAAGAGGCTAGTTTGATTGTGAAAGATAAAATATATGACAATGTCTGGTTAGTGCAAGCCTTAACGCCTATTGAATTTTTTAATGAAACCTTAGATACGCAATTTTCCGATGAAGAAGTGGAAACAATGGGTGGATTATTACTACAGGAAATTGGTTTTGTAAGTGATTTACAAGGGCAGAGTATTGAATTGGCAGGCTGGAAATTTAGCATTGAACAAGCGGATACACGCACCATTCAATTAATTCGTGCTGAAAAATTAGAGTAA
- the lnt gene encoding apolipoprotein N-acyltransferase — MAKNIHYTSPSQKNKKQPMAMIWAIMLVILAGAMFSFALAPYHYWYLAIISPALLYFCVQDRTPKQALILGWIYGFALWFVGAFWLYTSIHIYGHISSPIAVLMVAVMALLMAIFSAVQLYIYRKFFPQTPLTFAPVWVLFEWLKTWFLTGFPWLFVGYAFTERFFDAYAPVFGVLGVSFAVVFMACALVHLCKKQWFWAVPSVVMLLLTWGLSQLNFVEQKNEKPLSVSLIQGNIDQNVKWDEQYFFKTLAIYSDLSEKEWGRDLIVWPESAIPAFQTDVQPFLQGVGDVAKQSKTAWLVGIFYRDVNTEQKYNGLISLGADTSGVYLKQRLVPFGEYIPLSGLLYWILPEAQKDVANGQLSAGPAGQLPIKVKNRDLAVAICYEVAYPNITRANAIKSDALMTISNDAWFTGTAGPWQHLQMVQMRAKENGRWFIRATNTGVTAIINHHGKIVQQVPQDVAIVLRGELPSMTGRTWYNRFGDYPILVIVALLLLLSLRYRPK; from the coding sequence ATGGCAAAAAATATACACTATACCAGTCCAAGCCAAAAAAACAAAAAACAACCAATGGCTATGATATGGGCGATTATGTTGGTAATATTGGCTGGAGCAATGTTTAGTTTTGCATTAGCCCCTTATCATTATTGGTATTTAGCGATTATTTCGCCAGCCTTACTCTATTTTTGTGTACAAGACCGAACACCAAAGCAAGCCTTAATTTTAGGTTGGATTTATGGTTTTGCGTTATGGTTTGTTGGGGCATTTTGGCTTTATACATCGATTCATATTTATGGACATATTTCATCGCCTATTGCAGTGTTGATGGTTGCTGTGATGGCACTATTGATGGCAATATTTTCAGCAGTACAACTTTATATCTATCGTAAATTTTTTCCACAAACACCTTTAACTTTTGCACCTGTTTGGGTACTATTTGAATGGTTGAAAACATGGTTCTTAACAGGGTTTCCTTGGTTATTCGTTGGTTATGCCTTTACTGAACGCTTTTTTGATGCATATGCACCTGTTTTTGGAGTGTTGGGTGTATCATTTGCGGTGGTATTTATGGCTTGTGCATTGGTGCATTTGTGTAAAAAACAATGGTTTTGGGCGGTGCCAAGTGTGGTTATGTTACTATTGACTTGGGGATTATCACAGCTTAATTTTGTGGAACAAAAAAATGAAAAACCATTGAGTGTATCACTTATTCAAGGGAATATCGATCAAAATGTGAAATGGGACGAACAATATTTTTTTAAAACATTGGCAATTTATAGTGATTTAAGCGAAAAAGAATGGGGTAGAGATTTAATTGTTTGGCCTGAATCTGCGATTCCTGCATTTCAAACAGATGTACAACCTTTTTTACAAGGCGTTGGTGACGTTGCGAAACAAAGTAAAACAGCATGGTTAGTTGGTATTTTTTATCGTGATGTCAATACTGAACAAAAATATAATGGGTTGATTTCATTGGGTGCCGATACATCAGGCGTGTATTTAAAACAGCGTTTGGTTCCTTTTGGGGAATATATTCCATTATCAGGTTTATTGTATTGGATATTACCTGAAGCACAAAAAGATGTTGCTAATGGGCAATTATCGGCAGGACCAGCTGGGCAATTACCGATTAAAGTTAAAAACCGTGATTTAGCTGTTGCAATTTGTTATGAAGTTGCGTATCCAAATATTACTCGTGCTAATGCCATCAAAAGTGATGCTTTAATGACGATTTCTAATGATGCATGGTTTACAGGAACGGCAGGTCCATGGCAACATTTACAAATGGTGCAAATGCGAGCTAAAGAAAATGGACGGTGGTTCATTCGTGCAACGAATACGGGTGTTACCGCCATTATCAATCATCATGGGAAAATTGTGCAACAAGTTCCACAGGATGTGGCAATAGTATTACGTGGTGAATTACCAAGTATGACGGGTAGAACGTGGTATAATCGTTTTGGTGATTATCCGATTTTGGTGATTGTGGCGTTATTATTGTTATTAAGTTTGCGTTATCGTCCAAAATAG
- a CDS encoding Do family serine endopeptidase, which produces MQYLVRHFAKNTIYGAVLGLTAMQATASSVDFSPLVERVSPAVVSVNVVKTTNPSEELQIPPQLRRYFEYHYNIPQHKEESSYGSAFFISQDGYLLTNHHVVDGASHISIILNDRREIDAKLIGSDKRTDIALLKVEGTNYPSLTMGKMDTLKVGEPVLAIGSPFGFDYSASAGIVSAKSRTMSSEASVPFIQTDVALNPGNSGGPLFNRQGEVIGVNSRIFSGTGGYMGLSFSVPIDVAMDVAQHLKQTGRVSRAYLGVNLQDVDRHLAESYQFSKPKGSIITQVAKNSPAQLAGLKTGDVILTYNGHEIAHTTELMDYLYRARPNQMIKLDILRQGRVQSVDLKLETSPDDTPQQRPKAMNHSSQDTQVLGMIIRELSLKERQRLNLNGVVVFDLTQSGLASKAGLLPQDLITHINDESVQSVAEFVSKIKRLERNNVVRLTVVRQGEVAILALRLK; this is translated from the coding sequence ATGCAATATTTAGTTCGTCATTTCGCTAAAAATACAATATATGGGGCAGTTTTAGGGCTTACTGCAATGCAAGCTACTGCATCAAGTGTGGATTTTTCACCATTAGTAGAGCGTGTGAGTCCTGCGGTAGTTAGTGTTAATGTAGTGAAAACAACAAATCCAAGTGAAGAATTACAAATTCCGCCACAATTACGCCGTTATTTTGAATATCATTATAATATCCCACAACATAAAGAAGAAAGTAGTTATGGTAGTGCATTTTTTATCAGTCAAGATGGATATTTATTGACCAATCATCATGTGGTTGATGGGGCATCACATATCAGTATTATTTTAAATGACCGCCGTGAGATTGATGCTAAACTAATTGGTAGTGATAAGCGTACTGATATTGCCTTACTTAAGGTTGAAGGAACAAATTATCCATCTTTAACTATGGGTAAAATGGATACGCTGAAAGTCGGTGAACCTGTATTGGCAATAGGTTCTCCGTTTGGTTTTGATTATTCGGCATCGGCAGGGATTGTTAGTGCTAAATCACGCACGATGTCAAGTGAAGCAAGTGTACCATTTATTCAAACTGATGTTGCTTTAAATCCCGGAAACTCAGGAGGACCTTTATTTAATCGTCAGGGTGAAGTGATTGGGGTAAATTCTCGTATATTTAGTGGTACAGGCGGTTATATGGGCTTATCATTTTCTGTACCGATTGATGTGGCGATGGACGTGGCTCAACATTTAAAACAGACAGGACGTGTTTCTCGGGCGTATTTAGGAGTTAATTTGCAAGATGTGGATCGTCATTTAGCGGAAAGTTACCAATTTAGTAAACCAAAAGGGTCAATTATTACTCAAGTTGCTAAAAATTCTCCTGCACAATTGGCAGGACTCAAAACTGGTGATGTGATTTTAACTTATAATGGGCATGAGATTGCACATACGACAGAATTAATGGATTATTTGTATCGAGCACGTCCTAATCAAATGATTAAACTCGATATTTTACGTCAAGGTAGAGTACAATCTGTTGATTTAAAATTAGAAACATCACCTGATGATACCCCACAACAACGTCCTAAAGCTATGAATCATTCATCACAAGATACCCAAGTTCTAGGTATGATTATTCGTGAGTTGTCATTAAAAGAACGTCAGCGATTAAATCTCAATGGTGTAGTAGTGTTTGATTTAACACAATCAGGTTTAGCGAGTAAAGCAGGTTTATTACCACAAGATTTAATTACACATATTAATGATGAAAGTGTACAGTCTGTTGCTGAATTTGTAAGTAAAATCAAACGATTAGAAAGAAATAATGTGGTACGTTTAACTGTTGTTCGTCAAGGCGAAGTAGCTATTTTGGCGTTGCGGTTGAAATAG
- a CDS encoding type II toxin-antitoxin system HicA family toxin produces the protein MEALFISLGAMIMEREGSRVAIILFGEVKVFHRPHPSPDTDKGAVKSVKQWLELHGITPNDILEESHEYLKH, from the coding sequence ATTGAAGCATTGTTTATCTCATTAGGTGCAATGATTATGGAGCGTGAAGGCTCTCGAGTTGCGATTATTTTATTTGGCGAAGTTAAAGTATTTCATCGACCGCACCCCAGTCCTGATACAGATAAAGGGGCTGTAAAATCAGTTAAGCAGTGGTTAGAATTACATGGTATTACGCCTAATGATATATTGGAAGAAAGTCATGAATACCTTAAACATTAA
- a CDS encoding type II toxin-antitoxin system HicB family antitoxin, translating to MNTLNINGHTAIIAYDAEIDMFRGEFIGLNGGADFYARDVDTLHKEAKLSLETFLQVCEEQGIEPVKEYSGKFNTRIDPELHRELAILSAIQGCSINEIVNRAIRNEVRA from the coding sequence ATGAATACCTTAAACATTAATGGTCATACAGCAATTATTGCTTATGATGCAGAAATTGATATGTTTCGTGGAGAATTTATTGGTTTAAACGGTGGTGCTGATTTTTATGCTCGCGATGTAGATACCCTACATAAAGAAGCAAAATTATCATTAGAAACCTTTTTACAAGTATGTGAAGAACAAGGTATTGAACCTGTAAAAGAATATTCTGGAAAGTTTAATACACGCATTGACCCTGAATTACACCGTGAATTGGCAATATTATCTGCGATACAAGGGTGCAGTATTAATGAAATTGTTAATCGGGCGATTCGCAATGAAGTAAGGGCTTAA